One Spinacia oleracea cultivar Varoflay chromosome 4, BTI_SOV_V1, whole genome shotgun sequence DNA segment encodes these proteins:
- the LOC130459696 gene encoding uncharacterized protein, with translation MVSKPQLKALSKPSFTQTKPSSNPLQQPIPPTLTGTTQSRWYKGPTFPNLTEIATQKASTPNPHQPTMQPVLQPFKATLQPSLQPFKASQQPQTATNQPQKTTHQLHKATQQPQKATQQPVSSFTSVKPHLEKRAFVAPLGATKHVMSQSPTPPDTMAMKKRTGKQEGQLPPTYMHVSENAFQPLRSPPSNQVESEVMPNYNWDEFEESASESENEFDQGEGSDTAVKKATLRHRIIIPNWPESREFDEKVEAIAIDADGIRHLVKGPVLPRDVWHDAKGFRYIVKLNEFNQPIRKGGKILVSFLGDIAKNDSLCPVGVPSWRAVNNQLKTNVVTMIRKHFVLPDGPLVNKALVMRIDKPWNNHRYKLKRDFFDPVNKSREENYANVPDGVSTRSWTELVDYWLLPEAMEKSEMGKNARALQGNKHNSGATSFANRRVDMKEKKGVFSELAFFKSVYAKEDGSFKEGTLPHQFVEDANKKVQENLASSSSSKPVIEIENAVFNELMYKGEVPKRPLNYGFGVKQSDIFGVEGLLRKEGSSYVNNNAMEVENMKGEISVVKKQNEDLAQQNQVLNTKFEETTQSFKMIASFLGQVLKEVRKGNVSSNLLDGAESAINMITDDSGGNGDNQAEK, from the exons ATGGTTTCAAAGCCACAACTGAAGGCATTATCAAAACCATCCTTTACCCAGACAAAACCATCCTCTAAcccattacaacaaccaattccGCCCACTCTTACAGGCACAACACAAAGTAGATGGTATAAAGGACCTACGTTTCCCAATCTGACTGAAATTGCAACACAAAAAGCGTCAACACCGAATCCACACCAGCCTACTATGCAGCCTGTGTTGCAGCCTTTCAAAGCTACCTTGCAGCCTTCTTTGCAGCCTTTCAAAGCTTCCCAACAGCCTCAAACAGCTACCAATCAGCCTCAAAAAACTACCCATCAGCTTCACAAAGCTACACAACAGCCTCAAAAAGCTACACAACAGCCGGTATCTTCTTTTACAAGTGTCAAACCACATTTAGAGAAAAGAGCATTTGTTGCACCTTTGGGAGCAACAAAACATGTGATGTCACAATCTCCTACACCACCAGACACCATGGCAATGAAAAAGAGAACCGGGAAGCAAGAAGGTCAGTTGCCTCCAACATACATGCATGTGAGTGAGAATGCATTTCAACCTCTGCGATCTCCTCCATCCAATCAGGTTGAGAGTGAAGTTATGCCAAACTACAACTGGGACGAATTTGAAGAATCGGCTTCTGAGAGTGAAAATGAATTTGATCAAGGAGAAGGAAGTGATACTGCTGTGAAGAAAGCAACACTTCGACATCGAATCATTATTCCAAATTGGCCAGAATCGAGGGAGTTTGATGAGAAGGTGGAGGCTATAGCTATAG ATGCTGATGGAATACGACATCTGGTAAAGGGACCAGTTCTGCCTCGAGACGTTTGGCATGATGCAAAGGGGTTCAGATACATTGTCAAGCTCAATGAATTCAACCAACCTATTCGAAAAGGTGGGAAGATCCTTGTGAGCTTCCTTGGAGATATTGCAAAAAATGATTCACTTTGTCCAGTGGGAGTCCCAAGTTGGCGTGCTGTGAACAATCAGTTAAAAACTAATGTTGTTACAATGATTCGG aaacattttgtGTTACCTGATGGACCTCTAGTTAACAAGGCACTAGTGATGCGTATTGACAAACCATGGAACAATCATCGATACAAATTGAAGAGGGATTTTTTCGATCCAGTGAATAAATCTCGAGAAGAGAACTATGCCAACGTGCCTGATGGAGTGTCCACTAGGAGTTGGAcggaattggtagattattggcttTTACCAGAGGCCATG gaaaaatctgaaatgggAAAAAATGCTCGAGCTTTACAAGGCAATAAGCACAACAGTGGTGCTACAAGCTTTGCTAATCGAAGAGTTGATATG aaagagaagaaaggagTGTTTAGCGAATTGGCATTTTTCAAATCAGTTTACGCCAAAGAAGATGGAAGCTTTAAAGAGGGCACACTTCCTCATCAATTTGTG GAGGATGCCAACAAAAAGGTCCAAGAAAATCTTGCGAGTTCCTCTTCTTCAAAGCCCGTAATTGAAATTGAGAATGCAGTCTTTAATGAGCTCATGTATAAAGGTGAAGTACCTAAACGTCCTCTGAATTATGGATTTGGAGTGAAGCAAAGCGACATCTTTGGAGTGGAAGGTTTGCTGAGGAAAGAAGGGTCAAGCTATGTTAACAACAATGCTATGGAAGTGGAGAACATGAAAGGTGAAATATCAGTTGTCAAGAAGCAAAATGAGGACCTTGCGCAACAAAATCAAGTTCTAAACACCAAGTTTGAAGAAACAACACAATCATTTAAAATGATTGCTTCTTTTTTGGGACAAGTTTTGAAGGAAGTACGCAAAGGGAATGTTTCATCGAACCTTTTAGATGGTGCGGAATCAGCAATAAATATG ATTACTGATGATTCTGGTGGCAATGGTGACAACCAGGCCGAGAAATGA